The Stigmatella aurantiaca genome segment CCGGCCAGTACCATGACTGGCTCGTGAGCGGCTTCGTCCTCTCCATCAAGCTCGCGTTGACCACGCTGGTGATTGCACTGCCCCTCGCGCTGCTCGTGGCGGTGTTGAGGCTCGCGCCGCTCGCGGTGCTGCGGGGGGTGGGCCTGGTGTTCGTCGAGGCGATCCGCAACGTGCCGCTCCTGGCGCACATGCTGTTCTGGTACTTCGGCGCGCCGGAGGTGCTGCCAGAATCGATCAAGGCCTGGCTGTACGAGCGCAATGTCGAGGCCGCCAGCGCCGTGATCGCGCTGGTGCTGTACACCGCCGCCTATATGTCGGAGGACATCCGGAGCGGCATTCGCTCGATTCCCAAGGAGCAGATGGAGGCCAGCCGCGCGCTCGGCTTCAGCTTCCTCGCCTCCATGAGGCGGGTGATCCTCCCCCAGGCGCTGCGCCTGACCGTGCCGCCGTTGATCAGCCAGACGCTCAGCCTGTGGAAGAACACCAGCATCGCCATGGTGATCGGCGTCGCCGAGCTGATGTACCAGGCCCAGCAGGTGGAGAGCGCCAGCTTCCGCGGCTTCGAGTCCTTTGCCTTCGCCACCGGCGCCTACCTGACGATCTCCCTCGCCATCACCGGGGCCGCCGCTTGGTACCACCATCACCATCCGGTGCGGAGCGCCTGAGATGTGGGAGATCCTCCAGACCTACTGGCTATACTACTTGGTTGGCCAGTATCCGGAAGGTCCGCTCGGGGGCCTCGCGCTGACGCTGGTGCTGGCCGCGCTTGCCCTGGTGCTGGCCTTCCCGGTTGGCATCGTGCTCGCGTTGTGCCGCCTCTCTCCCTACCGCCTCGTGCGCTGGCCGGTGACCGCCGTGGTGTACGTGGTGCGCGGCACACCGCTGCTGATGGTGGTGTTCTGGGCCTACTTCCTGCTGCCATCGCTCACCGGGCAGACGACCAGCCAGTTCAACACCATGCTGGCGGCGCTGGTGATCTTCGATGGCGCCTACCTCGCGGAGATCATCCGGGCCGGCATCCAGGGCATCCCCAAGGGCCAGATGGAGAGCGCCCGCTCCCTCGGGTTCAACCACCTGCAGGCCATGCGGCGGGTGATTCTCCCGCAGGCGCTCCGCAACATGCTGCCCTCGCTGGTCAACCAGTTCGTGTCGACCATCAAGGAGACCTCGCTCGGCTACATCATCAGCCTTGGCGAGGTGTCCTTCGTCGCGACCCAGATCAACACCCAGCTGCTCACCCGGCCCGCCGAGGTCTATCTGTTGCTGGGGCTCACCTATTTCGTGCTGTGTTTCAGCCTGTCGCGCTTCGCCTTCTGGCTGGAGCGGAGGCTGGCCGTGCGCGGCTCGCACCCGGGAACGCGATGATCAAGCTCGAGAACGTCAACAAGTGGTACGGCGACTACCACGCCCTGGCTGACATCACCGAGGAGGTCACCCAGGGCGAGGTGGTGGTCGTGTGCGGCCCCAGTGGCTCCGGCAAGTCCACGCTGATCCGCACCATCAACCGGCTGGAGCCGATCCAGAAGGGCCGCATCCTGGTGGACGGCCAGGACATCTACGGACAGGGCGTCGACGTCAACGCGCTGCGGAGCCGCATCGGCTTCGTCTTCCAGCAGTTCAACCTGTTTCCCCACCTCACCGCGCTGGAGAACTGCACGCTGGCGCCGGTCCACATCCGCAAGCTCCCGCAGCAAGAGGCGAACGCGCTGGCGATGTCGCTGTTGGACCGCGTGGGGCTCGCGCACAAGGCGTCCGCCTACCCCGCGCAGCTCTCCGGGGGACAGCAACAGCGGGTGGCGATCGCCCGGGCGCTCGCGATGAAGCCACCAGTGATGCTGTTCGACGAGCCTACCAGCTCGCTTGACCCCGAGATGGTCGGCGAGGTGTTGCAGGCGATGAAGGGGCTGGCGAGCGATGGCATGACCATGGTGGTCGTCACGCACGAGATGGGCTTCGCCCGGGACGTGTGCAACCGCGTGCTGTTCATGGACCAGGGCCGCATCCTGGAGCGCACCACGCCGGAGCGGTTCTTCAGCCAGCCGGAACACCCGCGTGCGCAGAAGTTCCTGGCCGACGTGCTCTCTCCCTGGCAGGGCACGCCCGGCGCGGGCACCTGAGGGACAACGAGAGGGGATGTCAGGGCGAGGCATCCGGTTTCTGTATCTGGGCAGAGATGGGAGTGATGGAACGGAGGGGCGCATCGCTGCCCAGGACGATGAAGGGGGCCCAGGCATGGGGGTGGGGATGGGTGGAGCGCAGAGACAGCATGGCTGTGCGAAGTGCGGAGGCACGGCCCTGTCCCGCTAAGAGGTTACGGTAATAGAGGTCCATGAGAAGGCGAGTGGAGTCGTCATTGACCTTCCAGAGACTGACGAGGACGGT includes the following:
- a CDS encoding amino acid ABC transporter permease, with amino-acid sequence MWEILQTYWLYYLVGQYPEGPLGGLALTLVLAALALVLAFPVGIVLALCRLSPYRLVRWPVTAVVYVVRGTPLLMVVFWAYFLLPSLTGQTTSQFNTMLAALVIFDGAYLAEIIRAGIQGIPKGQMESARSLGFNHLQAMRRVILPQALRNMLPSLVNQFVSTIKETSLGYIISLGEVSFVATQINTQLLTRPAEVYLLLGLTYFVLCFSLSRFAFWLERRLAVRGSHPGTR
- a CDS encoding amino acid ABC transporter ATP-binding protein; its protein translation is MIKLENVNKWYGDYHALADITEEVTQGEVVVVCGPSGSGKSTLIRTINRLEPIQKGRILVDGQDIYGQGVDVNALRSRIGFVFQQFNLFPHLTALENCTLAPVHIRKLPQQEANALAMSLLDRVGLAHKASAYPAQLSGGQQQRVAIARALAMKPPVMLFDEPTSSLDPEMVGEVLQAMKGLASDGMTMVVVTHEMGFARDVCNRVLFMDQGRILERTTPERFFSQPEHPRAQKFLADVLSPWQGTPGAGT
- a CDS encoding amino acid ABC transporter permease — encoded protein: MNSFDVSMLLSGQYHDWLVSGFVLSIKLALTTLVIALPLALLVAVLRLAPLAVLRGVGLVFVEAIRNVPLLAHMLFWYFGAPEVLPESIKAWLYERNVEAASAVIALVLYTAAYMSEDIRSGIRSIPKEQMEASRALGFSFLASMRRVILPQALRLTVPPLISQTLSLWKNTSIAMVIGVAELMYQAQQVESASFRGFESFAFATGAYLTISLAITGAAAWYHHHHPVRSA